In Anseongella ginsenosidimutans, one genomic interval encodes:
- a CDS encoding TonB-dependent receptor: protein MTAKTPFRKLLFNSMLLLLLLIAVTPSYSQQTGSAASPGLSGKTGTVSVTGKITSESGNPIAFVNIALLKAGDSSLVTGTVSDSTGIFLLENLASGKYIIKASFLGYESAFSGPFQAGGAAPAHNAGTLVMKQDTGLLQSVTVTGQKPLIEQKLDRTVLNVENSILAQGNTALEVLEKAPGVMVDNDGNISLKGKPGVLIMIDGKPTYLSQQQVSTMLQSMSSNNIARVEIITNPSAKYEAAGNSGIINIVLKKNKNAGVNGSANASFSQGKKYRADGGLNLNYRNKKLNIFGNYSYGQRMGDRQLDISRNFFVSGSDIIDRSFLQEAHMKMPSHNHSVKGGVDYYLDEKNTIGVMLSGNIGEWESDNPTLSSILHPDESLHSGSRSLNVTSNHWNNLTYNFNYKHMFDSAGKELTADMDYSRSDYGSDQNFHTDFFDAAGETVSQASVRRGSLPSLTDIYAGKIDYVHPFKNGIKLETGWKSSFVTTDNNVRYDSLAGNNWVVDHATTNHFTYRENINAGYLNFSKDFKGFSLQIGLRGEQTITEGHQVTTDSLVKRNYFQLFPSVFLRKELNKNHQLQLSYSRRVNRPDYESLNPFRYYIDPYTYEEGNPYLEPQTTHSMEFSHVFKGKFTTTVNFSHTDDVMTEVARQIDSTNTTYVTRENLSTQNNYGLSITAPVPITSWWMSNNYFNIFYNQYKGEYLGDFVNTGLASFNFNSQNTFTLKNGFSLELSGFYNSKAVYGLLIAQPMYMVSAGIQKTVLDKKGTIKFNVSDVFNTRRFRGDIRYQNMDIGIRNTWDSRMGTLSFSYRFGKEDIKPARRRNTGSEAEQNRIRGGGN, encoded by the coding sequence GAAAGCCGGAGACTCCAGCCTGGTTACCGGCACCGTCAGCGACTCAACGGGAATATTCCTGCTGGAAAACCTGGCTTCGGGCAAATACATTATAAAAGCAAGTTTCCTGGGTTATGAAAGTGCTTTTTCCGGGCCTTTCCAGGCGGGAGGAGCAGCGCCGGCGCATAACGCAGGCACCCTGGTCATGAAGCAGGATACCGGCCTGCTGCAATCGGTAACGGTAACCGGTCAGAAACCCCTTATCGAACAAAAGCTCGACCGTACCGTACTCAACGTGGAAAACAGCATCCTGGCGCAAGGAAATACCGCGCTGGAAGTACTGGAAAAAGCTCCCGGCGTCATGGTAGATAACGACGGAAATATCAGCCTGAAAGGAAAGCCTGGTGTGCTGATCATGATAGACGGTAAACCTACCTATCTCTCCCAGCAGCAGGTAAGTACCATGCTGCAAAGCATGTCCTCGAACAATATTGCGCGCGTGGAAATCATCACTAACCCTTCGGCTAAATACGAAGCGGCTGGTAACTCCGGGATTATAAACATTGTACTGAAAAAGAACAAGAATGCCGGTGTGAACGGCAGCGCCAACGCCTCCTTCAGCCAGGGAAAGAAATACCGGGCCGACGGGGGGCTTAACCTGAACTACCGGAATAAAAAACTGAACATATTCGGCAATTACAGTTACGGTCAGCGAATGGGCGATCGCCAGCTCGACATCAGCCGCAATTTTTTCGTTTCCGGCAGCGATATTATCGACCGCAGCTTCCTGCAGGAGGCTCACATGAAAATGCCCTCGCATAACCATTCCGTAAAAGGCGGCGTTGACTATTATCTCGATGAAAAAAACACCATTGGGGTAATGCTTAGCGGAAACATTGGCGAATGGGAAAGCGATAACCCCACCCTTAGCAGCATCTTACATCCGGATGAAAGCCTTCACTCGGGTTCCCGTTCGCTGAATGTAACCAGTAATCACTGGAACAACCTCACCTATAATTTTAATTACAAACACATGTTTGATTCGGCGGGAAAAGAACTCACCGCTGACATGGATTATTCACGGTCGGATTATGGCTCCGACCAGAATTTTCATACCGATTTTTTCGATGCCGCCGGTGAAACCGTCAGCCAGGCATCCGTACGGCGCGGCTCCCTCCCTTCGCTCACCGATATTTACGCGGGAAAGATCGACTATGTACATCCCTTCAAGAACGGGATCAAACTGGAGACCGGCTGGAAGAGCAGTTTTGTGACAACGGATAACAACGTCCGGTACGACAGCCTGGCAGGAAACAACTGGGTGGTTGACCATGCCACCACCAATCATTTCACCTACCGGGAGAACATTAATGCCGGCTACCTGAATTTCAGCAAGGACTTCAAGGGTTTCAGCCTGCAAATAGGCCTCCGCGGCGAGCAAACTATTACAGAAGGGCACCAGGTCACGACCGATTCCCTTGTTAAAAGGAACTATTTCCAGTTATTTCCCAGTGTTTTCCTGCGGAAAGAATTGAACAAGAATCACCAGCTGCAGCTGTCCTACAGCCGACGCGTCAATCGGCCCGACTATGAAAGCCTTAACCCTTTCCGTTATTATATCGACCCATACACCTATGAAGAAGGGAATCCTTACCTGGAACCCCAGACGACCCATTCAATGGAATTCAGCCATGTATTTAAAGGGAAATTCACTACCACCGTCAATTTCAGCCACACCGACGACGTAATGACGGAAGTGGCCCGGCAAATTGATTCCACCAATACCACATACGTTACGCGCGAGAACCTGAGTACGCAGAACAATTACGGCCTCAGCATCACCGCTCCCGTTCCCATCACCAGCTGGTGGATGTCCAACAACTATTTCAACATCTTTTACAACCAGTATAAGGGGGAATATCTTGGTGACTTTGTCAATACCGGGCTGGCTTCCTTTAATTTCAACTCGCAGAACACCTTCACGCTCAAAAACGGCTTTTCATTGGAACTGAGCGGATTTTACAATTCGAAAGCTGTTTACGGCCTCCTCATTGCCCAACCCATGTACATGGTTTCAGCAGGAATCCAGAAAACCGTGCTGGATAAAAAAGGCACCATTAAATTCAATGTCAGCGACGTATTCAATACCCGGCGTTTCAGGGGCGATATCCGCTACCAGAACATGGATATCGGTATCCGCAACACCTGGGACAGCCGCATGGGCACGCTCTCGTTCAGCTACCGTTTCGGCAAGGAGGACATTAAACCCGCCCGCCGCAGGAATACCGGCAGCGAAGCCGAGCAGAACCGCATCCGCGGCGGGGGTAACTGA
- a CDS encoding IS1595 family transposase gives MNFIEFVKRYPDEASCIAHFRAIKERQGIVCKKCGSREHYWNTTYNSHDCKRCRYRLTLRSGTVMESSKLPFQYWLYAIYLMTMTKKGISALELQRQLGHKRYEPIWAMMHKLRSVMGIRDEQYDFEGVVELDDAFFKTHSEEKDDEPPKRGRGSQGQSKVVVMAKVEPKVGRPKKHKKSSSFRYVKMVVVPDSSALTVNQAVQGGTRAVTTIKSDGWRGFNRLSEIVSKHVRRTVKPEEASKVLPWVHTMISNAKRALLGINHQVKADYLQNYLDEFCYKVNRRYFGKELFDRLIVAAVADTWYGKARYNCG, from the coding sequence ATGAATTTTATAGAGTTTGTAAAACGGTATCCTGACGAGGCGAGCTGCATTGCTCATTTTAGAGCAATAAAGGAACGTCAGGGCATCGTGTGTAAGAAATGTGGTAGCCGGGAGCATTATTGGAATACGACCTACAATTCGCACGACTGTAAACGCTGCCGTTATCGGCTAACGCTTCGTAGCGGAACGGTGATGGAAAGTTCCAAACTTCCGTTTCAATACTGGTTATATGCGATTTACCTGATGACGATGACCAAGAAGGGGATTTCGGCATTGGAACTTCAGCGCCAGCTGGGTCATAAACGGTATGAGCCCATTTGGGCCATGATGCACAAGCTGCGCTCGGTAATGGGCATTCGGGATGAGCAGTATGATTTTGAAGGGGTGGTGGAATTGGATGATGCTTTTTTCAAGACCCATTCAGAGGAGAAAGACGATGAACCTCCCAAAAGAGGCCGTGGCAGCCAGGGGCAGAGCAAAGTCGTGGTCATGGCCAAGGTGGAACCCAAAGTAGGCCGTCCCAAGAAGCATAAGAAATCATCTTCATTCCGTTACGTGAAAATGGTGGTGGTGCCTGACAGTTCAGCACTTACGGTAAATCAAGCCGTTCAGGGTGGTACCCGGGCGGTGACGACCATCAAGAGCGATGGGTGGCGCGGTTTTAACAGACTGAGCGAAATTGTCTCCAAACATGTCCGGAGAACCGTTAAGCCTGAGGAAGCCTCCAAGGTACTACCCTGGGTGCATACGATGATCAGTAATGCTAAACGTGCCCTTTTGGGCATCAACCATCAGGTGAAAGCAGACTACCTTCAGAACTACCTCGATGAGTTCTGCTATAAAGTCAACCGACGCTACTTTGGGAAAGAGTTGTTTGATCGGCTTATAGTTGCTGCTGTTGCCGATACATGGTACGGAAAGGCCAGGTATAATTGCGGATAA
- a CDS encoding M43 family zinc metalloprotease: MKKTLLIFSILSAVLKTTLSFSQTTDWQCKTVASEQAIITDQFKIQGISPLVPSRHIVRLYFHIVRRTNGSGGLTTSQVNTALSILRNDFSNTEICFIEKGRSFVNSDYYYDFYTDPAAKFPQLINVNHQSDAINIYLLPPSGWPGAGKAQGIRTNALVVDGYMALTSVITHEVGHCLGLYHTHHGTVSEEGDPDQCPELVNGSNGHNCGDYVWDTPADPNKWSGCLYNGLVTDANGQPYNPDNDNLMSYVDPGCLDVFTSGQIERMHAMINSNYPNILDNVIVKMPVSGPEVVCSSETYTVANTPPGSTITWTASPSGIVSITPNGTSATVTKINQGHFTLKATITHSSFCNSQPIEVGLADIHAGTYTSSDYPIMGPYIANCNQYVYYYTDELPDATNYDWFWPAGWTYVSGQGGPSITLITNNNSGTVGLRVDNICGLAGSPFTKSTSITGPCFQISVYPNPARDKVNVKISDMNGVLGEKPLAYFAEKMPLIKEAHLYNYSGILIESVRYPDGNEKVVFSTVDLPAGNYIIRATDGKDWGSTNLIIQ; encoded by the coding sequence ATGAAAAAAACTTTACTCATCTTCAGTATCTTGTCTGCAGTTCTTAAAACAACATTATCGTTTTCGCAAACAACAGATTGGCAGTGTAAAACAGTAGCATCTGAGCAAGCTATAATCACTGATCAGTTCAAGATTCAAGGAATTTCACCCTTGGTTCCGTCTCGTCACATTGTTCGTCTGTATTTTCATATTGTTCGCAGAACGAACGGAAGTGGGGGTTTAACCACCAGTCAAGTGAACACAGCCCTTTCAATTCTCCGAAATGACTTCTCAAACACCGAAATCTGTTTTATTGAAAAAGGGCGATCGTTTGTTAATAGTGATTACTACTATGATTTTTATACAGATCCAGCCGCAAAATTCCCTCAGCTCATAAATGTTAATCATCAATCTGACGCAATAAATATATATCTATTGCCGCCATCAGGTTGGCCCGGAGCTGGTAAAGCCCAGGGGATTCGGACAAATGCCTTAGTCGTTGATGGATACATGGCTCTCACATCCGTAATCACCCACGAAGTGGGGCATTGTTTAGGCCTTTATCATACTCACCATGGAACTGTGAGTGAGGAAGGCGACCCTGATCAATGTCCGGAGTTGGTAAATGGTAGTAATGGACATAATTGTGGTGACTACGTTTGGGATACACCAGCAGATCCAAATAAATGGTCAGGTTGTCTGTATAACGGTCTTGTTACTGATGCGAATGGGCAGCCGTACAACCCTGATAATGATAATTTAATGTCTTATGTTGACCCGGGCTGTTTAGACGTATTCACTTCTGGTCAAATTGAACGTATGCATGCCATGATTAACTCGAATTACCCAAACATATTAGATAATGTAATTGTTAAAATGCCTGTTTCTGGACCAGAAGTCGTTTGTTCTTCCGAAACATATACAGTTGCTAATACTCCTCCTGGTTCTACTATTACATGGACTGCCAGTCCTTCAGGTATTGTCTCCATAACGCCAAATGGCACAAGTGCAACCGTCACTAAAATCAACCAGGGACACTTCACATTGAAGGCCACGATTACACATTCCTCTTTTTGTAATAGCCAACCAATCGAAGTGGGTTTAGCAGATATTCATGCAGGAACCTATACCAGCAGCGATTATCCGATCATGGGACCATATATCGCAAACTGTAACCAATACGTTTACTATTATACAGATGAATTGCCAGATGCAACTAATTATGACTGGTTTTGGCCAGCAGGCTGGACTTACGTAAGCGGCCAGGGAGGGCCATCCATAACCTTAATAACGAACAACAATAGTGGCACAGTAGGACTTCGAGTTGACAATATATGTGGCCTGGCTGGCAGTCCATTTACAAAATCAACCTCTATAACCGGGCCATGCTTTCAAATTTCTGTTTATCCAAATCCAGCTAGGGATAAAGTAAATGTGAAAATTAGCGATATGAATGGAGTATTGGGCGAAAAACCATTGGCTTATTTCGCAGAAAAAATGCCTCTAATAAAAGAAGCCCATCTGTATAACTATTCAGGTATTTTAATAGAATCGGTACGATATCCGGATGGAAACGAAAAAGTCGTTTTTTCTACTGTTGATCTTCCAGCGGGAAACTATATTATCCGAGCTACCGATGGAAAAGACTGGGGGAGTACAAACTTAATTATTCAATAA